Genomic window ([Eubacterium] hominis):
TAAACATTATTCATTCCTCTTTTCTTATAATATATTTCTTTTTTTATTATGGCATTGTAAAATGATAATGAAAGGGTGATATCGATGATACAAACGAAACAGGAATTAAAGGATTTGCTCCGTGCAATTTATGCAAACATCAACATGCCCGTTTTCTTATTGTCAAAAGATCTACAGATTTTAGCATCTCCAGATAATTTTCTGCGTCTGGAACAGAACTATTTTGCACAGATCATAAAAACCTCCCAGATCAATCCATACAAAACTTTTATCCATTTTTATCATCAGGAAGTATATCTGTTTTTTCATTATGCTGTAGAAGATGTTGCTTATATTTGTATAGGTCCCATCTTTCATAAAAAGATTACCACACAGGATCGACCATCAGACTATCCGTTTATGAGTCATGTGCAATCCTCTTATACGATTGAAGATTTTATAAAGCTACCATATCTTTATAATAAGACCAGTGAATATTTTTTATTCATTTATCAAATCATTACTGGTGAAGCCCTAGATCCAAATGTTTTAAAAAACAATTTTAAACAGGCTGGTGTAAATCCTTTAAAACAGGAAAATTTACTACAAAGTGAACTGTTCGTGATTCGTGAAACTTCTATGCATGAATTCAGCTACTCCTATGAAAAGAAAATCATAAAATATATCCAGGAAGGTAAAAGTACCCAGGCACGTATTTTTATGAATGAACTTGCGCAGATCAAAGATAACCGTTATCTATCTCAAAATCATGTACAGTCTATGAAATATAAAATCGTTGCGGCTATTACCTTATTCACAAGAGCTGTCATTGATGTCGGTGTTCCAATTGCCAACGCCTATACCTTGAGTGATGTGTATATCACGAAAGTAGATCAATGTATGGCACCTTCTGAGTTATTTAAAATCATCGCAGATTCTATAACGGATTTCACTAATCTAGTGAAACGTTATCAGCATATTCAAAATCCATACTGGGTAAGAAAATGTAAAAACTACATATCTGAAAATCTACATAAACCTTTGGCATTAGATGATATTGCGGATGAGATTGGCATGAATCCCAGCTATCTTTCTTCTCAATTTAAGAAGGTAACCGGGAAATCTTTGAAACGTTATATTAATGAAAAGAAAATTGCAGAGGCTCAGTTTTTGATAAAAAATTCTACCTACTCTTTAGCAGAAATTTCTGAGATCCTGCAATTTTCTAATCAAAGTCATTTTAATAAAGTGTTTAAAGAAATCACACAAAGCAGCCCGATTCAATATAAGAACAGCTTATGATGCATGGCTTCTTTTATAATGGAAATAAGCACCTAATATATTTGCGTTATTACAGTACTTGCATTTGACAATATCCGCATGTGGAAATTTAAATGGGAAGGTACTGTAGAATTTTTCTGATGCCTTTTTTAACCCTTCGATAAAGACTGGATTTTCACTAGCACCCCCACCAATACAGATACGTTGTGGATCTAATAAACATTGGATATTATGCAGCTCCTGTATGACTTCATCACAATATCGTTCAAAGATACGTGTACTGATTTCATCTTTATGCTTGATCCATTCAAATACTTCTTCGCCATTTTGTGTGTCGATTCCTTTCGCATCTGCGATTTCTTTCACAAGATTTTTTACACTGCCAATAGCACCAAATAATCCCTTAGAGCCATAGGCATCTTTATCTTTTGAATAGATGACACTGACTTCCCCTGCGATTAAGTGACCACCTTTATAGATGTCACCGTTAACAATGATGCCACCGCCAACACCTGTGCCAAAGGTTAATACAAGTCCTTGTGTAATACCTAACATTTCGCCAGCCTCAAGTTCTGCGATTGCGGCACAACGAGCATCATTTTCAATCTCAATCGGAAGTTGGAAACGTTTTTCCCATTCTTTAATATCTGTATGGTTGTTGTAGGTTAAACTTCCTCCCGCAAAAATATATTTGCGATTTACATCAATGACCCCAGGCATGGAGAAAGCGATACCTTCCACATCATCCATCTCCTTTAATCTGTCTTCTATGATATTTAAGAAAGCTTCCTGGCTGTCATAAGGTGTTGGTGTTTTTTTAGCCATGGTAATTTCTTCATCGACCATAAAACATGATTTGATAAATGTGCCACCAACATCAAATACTGCGATTCTCATAAAATTTCACCATCACTTGCGATTACCTGCCGATACCAGTCAAAAGATTTCTTTTTCTTTCGCTCTAATGTACCTTTTCCTTCATCATCTCGATCTACATAAATAAATCCATAACGCTTACTCATTTCACCCGTACCAGCGGATACCAAATCAATGCAGCCCCATGGTGTATAACCAATGATATCCACACCATCTTCTAATATTGCGTTCTTCATTTCTTTGATATGTTCTCTTAAGTAAGCAATTCTATAATCATCTTCAATATATCCATCTTCATTTATCTGATCATAGGCTCCCAGACCATTCTCTACGATAAATAAAGGTATTTCATATCGTTCATAGAAACGATTTAAGATGTAACGTAATCCCAATGCATCAATCTGCCATCCCCATTCACTTGTTGGAATATATGGATTTTTCACACCGGATACCATGTTGCCACCTGTTTTTTCTACATTTGGATCGGTCGTTGCGGCTGAGGATGAATAGTAAGAAAAGCCGATATAATCTACGCATCCTTGTTGCATGGCTTCTAAATCACCTGGCTCTATTTGTACATGGATACCTAATCGTTCTACATGTTTTTTTACATATGCCGGATAGTGCCCACGCACTTGAATATCTGTGAACGCAAAGGTTCCTTTTCGCATATTTTGTTCCGCTAACATCACATCCTCTGGTTTTGCGGTTAATGGATATTTTACCAGTGTTAACACCATACATCCAATTTTATTTTCAGGATCAATCTGATGTCCCATAGCGACTGCTTTTGCACTTGCGACAAACTGGTGATGTGCTGCCTGATAGCTTCTTGTCTGGAAGTCATCTTTCGTACGATCTAAGACACCCGCAATTTCAGGCATAAGAATCACGGAATTAATTTCATTAAATGTCATCCAGTATTTTACTTTGCCTTTGTATCGTTTGAAGATTACTTCACAAAAGCGTAAGTAGAAATCTATTAATTTACGATTTGCCCATCCTTCATATTTTTGTACAAGATGAAGTGGCATCTCATAGTGGGAAATGGTAACCACTGGCTCCATGCCTTTATCAAGCATATCTTGAAATAAATCATCATAGTATGCTAAACCAGCTTCATTGGGTGTTTCCTCATCTCCGTTTGGAAAAATTCTTGTCCAAGCGATAGAAGTACGGAAACAGCGAAATCCCATTTCCTGAAACAGAGAAAGATCTTCTTTATAATGGTGATAAAAATCAATACCTTCATGGTTTGGATAATATACATCCTCTTGTACACCTTTGGTGAAGTGTCGGGATACTCCTTTTTTTCCAGCAGTTGCGATATCCATCAAGGATAAGCCTTTTCCATCTTCAAGGTAGGCACCTTCCGCCTGATTAGCGGCAATGGCACCTCCCCATAGAAAATCTTTACTTAATTTACTCAACCAATTCACCTTCTTTTTCAAGTCTTGCGGCTGCTTCTTCTTCACATGCTTTCTTATCCGCAATTTTGAAGAATGGATAGTACATTATTGTATTTACCGCAAGCAGAATCAATACCATAACCAATAGAGAAACGCCACCAGCAAGTAATGCTTTTACAAAGAATGGTGTTGTCCAAGGAAGTAAAGACATCGCTGGATTAAAGGTAAATGTAAAGATTTTAGTCGCGAATAATCCAATTAGTCCCATCACAACATTACAGAATACCATAGGGATAAAGAACACTGGATTCAACATAACTGGCATACCGAAAATTAATGGTTCATTGATATTAAATAAGTTAGGTATGAATGCCAATTTCAACATCTTTTTATAACGTTCGCTCTTCGCAGTGAACATAGATAAACAAAGTCCGATTGTATTACCATTACCACCGAAAGACGCAAACATAGATACCAGTGTGATCGTTAAATAAGTTAGTGGTCTACCTGCCTGGAAATCAGCAATATTTGTCATAATCAATGTCATTTGTAAAGGTACGAATGCACTGTATACAGTGTTTGGATGGATACCAAAGAACCATAATAAATTAGCCGCAAAGTATAATAGGAAGATCGTTGGTAAAGATAATCCAATTTTAATAATGAATGCGCCAATGGTCTGATCAAAGAAATTTACAAAGTTTCCATAAGGTGTATATCCAAAGCCAACACGTACGAAGAATGCAAATCCAACAATAATCATAGAGATGAAGATTGGTTCAAATGATTCACTAACCATAGGTGGAACACCATCTGGCATTTTGAATTTCATACCTTTATTTGATAAATAGTGGAATAAATGTCCTACAATCACAGCGAAAATCAACGCAACCAGAATACCTGTGCCACTTAAATATTTCAGATCAAATGCCGCAATTGCCCCTTCTGCCCCAGCAACACTTTGAGGGATAATAATCAAATAACTTAACAGTGAAAGGATTCCACAAGATAAAGCGTTATCTCCTTTTCTTTTCGCAAAAGAGTGCGCCACACAGAATGAAATATATAAACCAAGAATGTTTAAGCTGGCATTTGAAATAGCTTCAAAATGCTCTTTTAATCCAATACTTATTAACCAGTCTGAATAGCCATCAAATGGCAGATTTCCTAGAATCACAAAGATGCAGACACCAAATGTTACAGGTCCAGTTCTCATAAATCCTTCTGCTACTGACTGAATCGTATCATTTTCACTCATAGCTTTTGCGATAGGTCCGATAAATTTCTGTAAAAACTGTTCTAACTTTTCCATAAAGTTCTCCTTTTCTTTGAATACGTATTCCTCATCATCGACACCTAAATTATAGGTTTTATACGCTTACATTTTAATATATTTTTTAGATTTATAACATTTTTTTTAGAATATTTGACATTTAAACAAAGGTGCACAAAAAAAGAAAACAGTTAATCTGAATGACTAACCGTTTCTTATCACCTATTTCTTATTGATTATTTGACCATTCGTAATTTTGTTTGATAATGCTTCTATTTTCTGATGTATAGTGGATATCACATCTTCAAAACATGCATCATCTTTTCCAGTTGGATCTTCTAATCCCCAATCTTCATGGTATTGACAAAGCATGTGAGGACATTGTACATTACATCCCATTGTGATAATAATATCTATATCAGGTAATGTGGATATCAGTTTTGAATACTGGCTTTTTTCCATATCTATACCATACATTTTCTTCATCAACCGCACAGCATCTTGATTGATTTGTGGCTTTGTTTCCGTACCAGCTGAGTAACTTTCAAATACGTCAGAAGCGATAAACTTTCCTAATGCTTCCGCAATCTGACTTCTACAAGAATTATGTACACAAATAAAAGCGACTTTTGGTTTTGTTTTCATATCATAAAATACGCTTTCTTATACTTGTTTATTCCCATAGGAATTGATTAATAATTTTTTTACTTCTTCCACGGTTAACACCTTTCCATAAGATACCACTTTGTGATCAAAGACAAGTGCAGGTGTGGACATAACTCCATAACTGGCAATTTGTACAAAATCTGTGATGTGATCAATCTCCATATCCATATGTAATTCAGATAACGCTGTACGCGTCGCATTTTCTAACGCATTACATTTTGCACATCCAGAACCTAAGATTTTGATTCCTTTTTCACATTTTGTTTCTTCTGCCTTTTTTATTGTTTCAGGTGTACAATCACCTCCACAGCAGCAAGATTTCTTTTCTTCTTTTTTTCCAAATAATTTCATTCTATTTTACCTCCGTTTTTAAATTAAGAATGCATGAAATACATTAAATAAATAACCGACTATGATGATGCCAATGACACAAATAGCTACAAATAATGTCAATAATTTAGGCTTAATTGCCTTTTTTAACATAATCATAGATGGCAGACTTAATGTTGTGGCAGCCATCATAAATGCTAAGATTGTGCCTAATTGTGCACCTTTCGCAAGCAATGCCTCCGCAACTGGTATTGTCCCAAATATATCCGCATACATAGGAACGCCAATCAATGTCGCAAGGATAACGCCAAATGGATTTTTACTTCCTAAGATGCCTTCTACCCAGCTTTCCGGTATCCAATTATGAATGAGTGCACCAATACCAACGCCAATGATGATGTAAGGAAATACTTTCTTAAATGTTTCCATCACTTGATCTTTTGCGTATTGTATTCGATCTTTTCGTGTAAGTGTAGGAGAGTCAATATCCACATGGCTCGCATT
Coding sequences:
- a CDS encoding helix-turn-helix transcriptional regulator is translated as MIQTKQELKDLLRAIYANINMPVFLLSKDLQILASPDNFLRLEQNYFAQIIKTSQINPYKTFIHFYHQEVYLFFHYAVEDVAYICIGPIFHKKITTQDRPSDYPFMSHVQSSYTIEDFIKLPYLYNKTSEYFLFIYQIITGEALDPNVLKNNFKQAGVNPLKQENLLQSELFVIRETSMHEFSYSYEKKIIKYIQEGKSTQARIFMNELAQIKDNRYLSQNHVQSMKYKIVAAITLFTRAVIDVGVPIANAYTLSDVYITKVDQCMAPSELFKIIADSITDFTNLVKRYQHIQNPYWVRKCKNYISENLHKPLALDDIADEIGMNPSYLSSQFKKVTGKSLKRYINEKKIAEAQFLIKNSTYSLAEISEILQFSNQSHFNKVFKEITQSSPIQYKNSL
- a CDS encoding ROK family protein: MRIAVFDVGGTFIKSCFMVDEEITMAKKTPTPYDSQEAFLNIIEDRLKEMDDVEGIAFSMPGVIDVNRKYIFAGGSLTYNNHTDIKEWEKRFQLPIEIENDARCAAIAELEAGEMLGITQGLVLTFGTGVGGGIIVNGDIYKGGHLIAGEVSVIYSKDKDAYGSKGLFGAIGSVKNLVKEIADAKGIDTQNGEEVFEWIKHKDEISTRIFERYCDEVIQELHNIQCLLDPQRICIGGGASENPVFIEGLKKASEKFYSTFPFKFPHADIVKCKYCNNANILGAYFHYKRSHAS
- a CDS encoding 6-phospho-beta-glucosidase; translation: MSKLSKDFLWGGAIAANQAEGAYLEDGKGLSLMDIATAGKKGVSRHFTKGVQEDVYYPNHEGIDFYHHYKEDLSLFQEMGFRCFRTSIAWTRIFPNGDEETPNEAGLAYYDDLFQDMLDKGMEPVVTISHYEMPLHLVQKYEGWANRKLIDFYLRFCEVIFKRYKGKVKYWMTFNEINSVILMPEIAGVLDRTKDDFQTRSYQAAHHQFVASAKAVAMGHQIDPENKIGCMVLTLVKYPLTAKPEDVMLAEQNMRKGTFAFTDIQVRGHYPAYVKKHVERLGIHVQIEPGDLEAMQQGCVDYIGFSYYSSSAATTDPNVEKTGGNMVSGVKNPYIPTSEWGWQIDALGLRYILNRFYERYEIPLFIVENGLGAYDQINEDGYIEDDYRIAYLREHIKEMKNAILEDGVDIIGYTPWGCIDLVSAGTGEMSKRYGFIYVDRDDEGKGTLERKKKKSFDWYRQVIASDGEIL
- a CDS encoding PTS sugar transporter subunit IIC yields the protein MEKLEQFLQKFIGPIAKAMSENDTIQSVAEGFMRTGPVTFGVCIFVILGNLPFDGYSDWLISIGLKEHFEAISNASLNILGLYISFCVAHSFAKRKGDNALSCGILSLLSYLIIIPQSVAGAEGAIAAFDLKYLSGTGILVALIFAVIVGHLFHYLSNKGMKFKMPDGVPPMVSESFEPIFISMIIVGFAFFVRVGFGYTPYGNFVNFFDQTIGAFIIKIGLSLPTIFLLYFAANLLWFFGIHPNTVYSAFVPLQMTLIMTNIADFQAGRPLTYLTITLVSMFASFGGNGNTIGLCLSMFTAKSERYKKMLKLAFIPNLFNINEPLIFGMPVMLNPVFFIPMVFCNVVMGLIGLFATKIFTFTFNPAMSLLPWTTPFFVKALLAGGVSLLVMVLILLAVNTIMYYPFFKIADKKACEEEAAARLEKEGELVE
- a CDS encoding arsenate reductase ArsC → MKTKPKVAFICVHNSCRSQIAEALGKFIASDVFESYSAGTETKPQINQDAVRLMKKMYGIDMEKSQYSKLISTLPDIDIIITMGCNVQCPHMLCQYHEDWGLEDPTGKDDACFEDVISTIHQKIEALSNKITNGQIINKK
- a CDS encoding TM0996/MTH895 family glutaredoxin-like protein: MKLFGKKEEKKSCCCGGDCTPETIKKAEETKCEKGIKILGSGCAKCNALENATRTALSELHMDMEIDHITDFVQIASYGVMSTPALVFDHKVVSYGKVLTVEEVKKLLINSYGNKQV